A genomic segment from Tachypleus tridentatus isolate NWPU-2018 unplaced genomic scaffold, ASM421037v1 Hic_cluster_2, whole genome shotgun sequence encodes:
- the LOC143242748 gene encoding sodium- and chloride-dependent GABA transporter 2-like: MLGLPMVTKGGMYIFQLMDYYSASGMTLLFTVFFQTIAITWVYGVKRLSSNIEEMTGYRPNWYFLATWVFVSPAICLGIFLFSVLRYKPLVYAETYVYPWWGEVLGWGIALASMLWIPLYAFHFMLVTPGSLKDRLIAGITPTLRPSKK, translated from the exons ATGTTAGGCCTACCAATGGTCACTAAG GGGGGCATGTACATATTTCAACTGATGGATTATTATTCTGCCAGTGGAATGACTCTACTGttcactgttttctttcaaactataGCTATTACATGGGTTTATG gtGTAAAAAGGTTGTCTAGCAACATTGAAGAGATGACAGGATATCGGCCTAACTGGTACTTCCTCGCTACCTGGGTTTTTGTCTCTCCAGCCATTTGTTTG GGAATATTCCTGTTTTCAGTTTTGAGATACAAGCCTTTGGTGTATGCAGAGACTTACGTTTATCCTTGGTGGGGAGAAGTCTTAGGCTGGGGGATAGCCCTGGCTTCAATGTTATGGATTCCGTTATATGCTTTTCATTTTATGCTGGTAACACCAGGTTCTCTTAAGGAC cgGCTGATTGCTGGCATAACTCCTACACTTCGACCTTCCAAGAAATAA